A genomic window from Vanessa atalanta chromosome 7, ilVanAtal1.2, whole genome shotgun sequence includes:
- the LOC125065141 gene encoding RWD domain-containing protein 1 has product MDYNYEQTSEVEALDSIYYGDMQILQTEPMHKFSIPIKSEEYDDGEGLACQLVFTYTLKYPEDLPLVEIITDESFDEIVDKTELYNHLMEQAQENLGMVMVFTLVSAGQEWLNVKWDSIKKEREEEVLAKKKADEEAEQKRFEGTRVTVESFLAWRKQFEIDMGIPAKREKEGKDKNKLTGKELFLRDTTLNESDLKFLDDGDAVKVDESLFQDLDDLEISEEDDEDDEDYVPGQSSDSD; this is encoded by the exons ATGGATTACAATTATGAACAGACAAGTGAAGTGGAGGCATTAGACTCGATATACTATGGGGATATGCAAA ttttacaGACAGAACCAATGCACAAGTTTAGCATACCTATTAAATCGGAAGAGTATGATGATGGTGAAGGATTAGCATGTCAGTTGGTGTTCACATACACGTTAAAGTATCCAGAAGATTTACCCTTAGTAGAAATAATTACGGATGAAAGTTTTGATGAAATTGTTGACAAGACTGAACTGTACAATCATCTAATGgaacaa gcTCAAGAAAATCTCGGTATGGTCATGGTTTTTACACTAGTATCTGCAGGTCAGGAATGGCTTAATGTGAAATGGGACAGTATCAAAAAAGAAAGAGAAGAAGAAGTTCTCGCTAAAAAGAAGGCAGATGAAGAAGCAGAAcag aaaagatTTGAAGGAACAAGAGTGACTGTAGAATCTTTCCTAGCATGGAGAAAGCAGTTTGAGATAGATATGGGTATACCAGCAAAGAGAGAAAAGGAAGGAAaagataagaataaattaaCAGGCAAAGAATTGTTCTTGAGAGACACTACTCTCAATGAGTCTGATCTCAAATTCCTTGATGATG gcGATGCTGTAAAAGTTGATGAGTCGCTTTTCCAAGATTTGGATGATTTAGAAATTTCCGAAGAAGATGACGAGGATGATGAAGATTATGTTCCAGGGCAGAGCAGCGACAGTGATTAA